A region from the Coffea eugenioides isolate CCC68of chromosome 9, Ceug_1.0, whole genome shotgun sequence genome encodes:
- the LOC113783808 gene encoding cysteine-rich receptor-like protein kinase 27 isoform X1 — MKGLFQSFQTLGWQNLSYWRQVAVSTRVMGTYGYCAPEYAMTGQLTVKSDVYSFGVVFLKLITGQLRLGSVFHEEELLGLVMWLVFVEGKLQMKIAHIHEKINSFTQLEHMDKWEKENQGLRLLGASNEQANAVFHNARYLLQNVPGQSWRYS; from the exons ATGAAGGGTTTGTTCCAAAGCTTTCAGACTTTGGGCTGGCAAAACTTGTCTTACTGGAGACAAGTCGCAGTCTCCACAAGGGTCATGGGAACTTATGGTTATTGTGCTCCTGAGTATGCTATGACTGGACAATTGACGGTGAAATCTGATGTCTACAGTTTTGGGGTTGTCTTCCTGAAACTTATCACTGGACAG CTGAGACTTGGGAGTGTGTTTCATGAGGAAGAATTACTTGGATTAG TCATGTGGTTGGTGTTTGTTGAAGGGAAATTGCAGATGAAGATTGCTCACATTCATGAGAAGATTAATAGCTTTACTCAACTG GAACACATGGATAAGTGGGAGAAGGAGAATCAAGGACTACGGTTGCTTGGTGCATCAAATGAGCAGGCTAATGCTGTTTTTCACAATGCTAGATATCTACTTCAGAATGTTCCTGGTCAGTCTTGGAG GTACAGCTGA
- the LOC113783808 gene encoding receptor-like serine/threonine-protein kinase At1g78530 isoform X2, which yields MKGLFQSFQTLGWQNLSYWRQVAVSTRVMGTYGYCAPEYAMTGQLTVKSDVYSFGVVFLKLITGQLRLGSVFHEEELLGLGKLQMKIAHIHEKINSFTQLEHMDKWEKENQGLRLLGASNEQANAVFHNARYLLQNVPGQSWRYS from the exons ATGAAGGGTTTGTTCCAAAGCTTTCAGACTTTGGGCTGGCAAAACTTGTCTTACTGGAGACAAGTCGCAGTCTCCACAAGGGTCATGGGAACTTATGGTTATTGTGCTCCTGAGTATGCTATGACTGGACAATTGACGGTGAAATCTGATGTCTACAGTTTTGGGGTTGTCTTCCTGAAACTTATCACTGGACAG CTGAGACTTGGGAGTGTGTTTCATGAGGAAGAATTACTTGGATTAG GGAAATTGCAGATGAAGATTGCTCACATTCATGAGAAGATTAATAGCTTTACTCAACTG GAACACATGGATAAGTGGGAGAAGGAGAATCAAGGACTACGGTTGCTTGGTGCATCAAATGAGCAGGCTAATGCTGTTTTTCACAATGCTAGATATCTACTTCAGAATGTTCCTGGTCAGTCTTGGAG GTACAGCTGA
- the LOC113783808 gene encoding cysteine-rich receptor-like protein kinase 27 isoform X3: MGTYGYCAPEYAMTGQLTVKSDVYSFGVVFLKLITGQLRLGSVFHEEELLGLVMWLVFVEGKLQMKIAHIHEKINSFTQLEHMDKWEKENQGLRLLGASNEQANAVFHNARYLLQNVPGQSWRYS; the protein is encoded by the exons ATGGGAACTTATGGTTATTGTGCTCCTGAGTATGCTATGACTGGACAATTGACGGTGAAATCTGATGTCTACAGTTTTGGGGTTGTCTTCCTGAAACTTATCACTGGACAG CTGAGACTTGGGAGTGTGTTTCATGAGGAAGAATTACTTGGATTAG TCATGTGGTTGGTGTTTGTTGAAGGGAAATTGCAGATGAAGATTGCTCACATTCATGAGAAGATTAATAGCTTTACTCAACTG GAACACATGGATAAGTGGGAGAAGGAGAATCAAGGACTACGGTTGCTTGGTGCATCAAATGAGCAGGCTAATGCTGTTTTTCACAATGCTAGATATCTACTTCAGAATGTTCCTGGTCAGTCTTGGAG GTACAGCTGA
- the LOC113782172 gene encoding heavy metal-associated isoprenylated plant protein 6-like has product MAEKFTEMRLKVDLQCPCCYKKVKNILCKFPQIRDQVYDEKQNLVTITVVCCSPEKIRDKLCCKGGKVIKSIEIVPERVVEHGRKPIVHAKPEVPEKSKPSPEKHPKKTPRAPEPCLHPPVPRGFCCVPCSEGYGGGPCYHGYGRPMPPPPCYVSYGYGCGCGYGKRYQYNCCDYFSEENTEGCTIM; this is encoded by the exons ATGGCTGAGAAG TTCACTGAAATGAGACTCAAGGTTGATCTTCAATGCCCCTGCTGCTACAAGAAGGTCAAGAACATCCTCTGCAAATTTCCTC AAATCCGAGACCAGGTATATGATGAGAAGCAAAATCTGGTGACCATCACCGTGGTGTGCTGTAGCCCGGAGAAAATCCGCGACAAATTATGTTGCAAGGGTGGCAAAGTCATCAAGAGCATTGAGATCGTACCAGAAAGAGTAGTAGAACATGGAAGAAAACCAATAGTACACGCAAAGCCCGAAGTGCCGGAAAAGTCAAAGCCATCGCCAGAAAAGCATCCCAAAAAAACTCCGAGGGCACCTGAACCGTGCTTGCACCCGCCAGTTCCAAGGGGGTTCTGCTGTGTCCCATGTTCGGAAGGGTACGGCGGGGGACCATGTTACCATGGTTACGGGCGGCCCATGCCCCCACCACCCTGTTATGTTAGCTATGGATACGGGTGCGGGTGCGGGTATGGGAAGCGGTATCAGTACAACTGCTGCGATTATTTTAGTGAGGAGAACACTGAGGGTTGCACGATTATGTGA